From the genome of Eucalyptus grandis isolate ANBG69807.140 chromosome 2, ASM1654582v1, whole genome shotgun sequence, one region includes:
- the LOC104438059 gene encoding polyol transporter 5 produces the protein MQDSLKHLYDPLVPESDPVFSEEDLASPKKTVRLQERRVAVEGGGRRKPRLNRYALGGAILASTNSILLGYDIGVMSGAVLFIRESLMITPIQIEILVGSLNVVSLIGSLACGWTSDWIGRRYTIVLAASMFLIGALLMGLAPSFTFLMAGRVVAGIGVGYALMTAPVYAAEISPAMTRGFMSSLPEVFINVGILLGYVSNYALSGLPVDISWRLMLGLAGVPAIAIGAGVMTMPESPRWLVMEGRFEEAKRVLIKTSEDEAEAELRLSQMKTNIVVDGSTGRASARRWGQGVWKELLWRPVRPVRRILIAAIGLNFFMQASGNDAVVYFSPEVFQDAGISNKQQLLGVTIIMGLAKTFFAFASALYLDHFGRRPLLMLGSVGMAVSLAGLGLGSKIIERSGSKPAWAIALCVVAVCADVSFFSIGLGPITWVYSSEIFPTRLRAQGTSLAIALNRVVSGAVAMSFLSISRAITFGGMFFVFAGIMGLATVFFYFFLPETKGKSLEEIQVLFENEDTASS, from the exons ATGCAGGACTCACTCAAACACTTGTATGATCCGCTTGTTCCCGAGTCAGACCCTGTTTTTTCTGAAGAGGATCTCGCAAGCCCAAAGAAAACAGTCCGGCTCCAAGAACGTAGAGTGGCAGTGGAAGGCGGTGGTCGCCGGAAGCCTCGCCTGAACAGATATGCTCTGGGCGGTGCCATCTTGGCCTCCACCAACTCTATTTTGCTGGGCTATG ATATTGGGGTGATGAGTGGGGCGGTGCTATTCATCAGAGAGAGCCTCATGATCACACCAATCCAGATTGAGATCTTGGTGGGTTCGCTCAATGTGGTCTCGCTGATTGGATCTCTTGCCTGCGGCTGGACCTCTGATTGGATCGGCCGGCGATACACGATAGTCCTTGCAGCCTCCATGTTCCTAATTGGTGCACTTCTGATGGGCCTTGCTCCATCCTTCACGTTCCTAATGGCTGGGAGGGTGGTCGCGGGGATTGGTGTCGGGTATGCCCTCATGACCGCCCCAGTCTACGCTGCTGAGATCTCTCCAGCGATGACCCGGGGATTCATGTCTTCGTTGCCTGAAGTCTTTATCAATGTGGGGATTTTACTTGGGTATGTATCCAACTATGCCTTGTCAGGCCTACCAGTTGATATAAGTTGGAGGCTCATGCTCGGGTTAGCAGGAGTGCCGGCGATCGCAATCGGGGCAGGAGTGATGACGATGCCAGAGTCACCAAGGTGGCTGGTCATGGAGGGCAGATTCGAAGAAGCAAAGAGGGTGCTGATCAAGACGTCAGAAGATGAAGCAGAAGCTGAATTGAGGCTCAGTCAGATGAAGACCAACATAGTGGTAGATGGTTCCACTGGCCGTGCTTCGGCCCGAAGGTGGGGGCAGGGTGTTTGGAAGGAGCTCCTCTGGAGGCCTGTGAGGCCTGTCCGCCGGATTCTCATAGCGGCCATCGGACTTAACTTCTTCATGCAGGCGTCAGGGAACGACGCGGTCGTGTACTTCAGTCCGGAAGTCTTCCAGGATGCCGGGATTAGCAATAAGCAACAGCTATTAGGGGTCACTATCATCATGGGACTAGCCAAGACATTCTTTGCCTTTGCTTCGGCTCTTTACTTGGACCATTTTGGGAGGAGGCCTCTCTTAATGTTGGGCTCGGTTGGAATGGCGGTCTCCTTGgcgggcctgggcctgggctcGAAGATCATTGAGAGATCCGGGAGCAAGCCGGCGTGGGCCATTGCACTGTGCGTGGTGGCTGTCTGCGCGGACGTCTCGTTCTTTTCGATAGGGCTCGGGCCCATCACTTGGGTCTACTCGTCTGAGATATTCCCAACGAGGCTGCGGGCCCAGGGCACGAGCCTCGCCATAGCGCTGAACCGGGTGGTGAGCGGTGCAGTGGCGATGTCGTTTTTGAGCATTTCGAGGGCGATAACGTTCGGGGGCATGTTCTTTGTGTTTGCAGGAATCATGGGGTTGGCGACCgtgttcttttatttcttcttgccCGAGACCAAAGGCAAGAGCTTGGAAGAGATTCAGGTCCTTTTTGAGAATGAAGACACTGCAAGCTCGTAA
- the LOC108958812 gene encoding proline-rich receptor-like protein kinase PERK1 — MKNRRMLLRSASPSISLGSSMCHFTFEQVQAFTGGFSEASLLGQGGFGRVYRGVLSNGEDVAVKRLEVGSQQGEREFLTEAEIVSRIHHKHVVTLVGYCATRLERILVYEYVPNRSLESHLRGGGQPTLAWEARMRVAVGSAKGLAYLHEDCHPTIIHRDVKAANILLNFDFEAKIADFGVAKFASEFNHGDSSVVGTIGYVAPEYASIGELTPNADTFSFGVVLLELITGRRPVGSPLNSSNDNLAFSARPQLTQALGDGNFDFLVDPRLQDHYSRSEMARMVACAAACTREFAECRPKMSVVAPVLEGHQSAADLDDGIGAGPSNLDLEYGDGHYGEPTGEYGLYPSGSSSAGPSGQTPLDLEMGRMVAFNSF; from the exons ATGAAGAACAGGAGAATGCTGCTTCGCTCCGCATCCCCTAGCATTTCTCTCGGTTCTAGCATGTGCCATTTTACATTTGAACAAGTGCAGGCGTTCACCGGCGGCTTCTCAGAGGCAAGTCTACTCGGACAAGGTGGTTTTGGGCGCGTGTACCGCGGAGTCCTTTCCAACGGGGAAGATGTAGCAGTGAAGCGACTGGAGGTGGGGAGCCAGCAGGGAGAGCGTGAGTTCCTCACTGAGGCTGAAATTGTAAGCCGCATTCATCACAAGCATGTGGTGACTTTGGTTGGATACTGTGCAACCAGACTCGAGCGCATCCTCGTGTATGAGTATGTGCCTAACAGGTCCTTGGAGTCACACTTACGTG GAGGTGGGCAACCGACCCTGGCTTGGGAGGCCAGAATGAGAGTTGCTGTTGGCTCTGCCAAAGGATTGGCATATCTTCACGAGGATT GTCATCCTACGATCATACATCGCGATGTCAAGGCAGCCAACATACTATTGAACTTCGATTTTGAGGCGAAg ATTGCAGATTTTGGGGTCGCAAAATTTGCTTCTGAATTTAATCACGGTGACTCTAGTGTGGTGGGCACCATCGG GTATGTTGCTCCAGAATACGCCTCGATTGGGGAACTAACCCCAAACGCAGATACGTTCTCATTTGGGGTCGTCCTCTTGGAGTTGATTACCGGCCGCAGACCTGTGGGTTCGCCACTTAATTCTTCTAATGATAATCTGGCTTTTTCC GCAAGGCCTCAACTCACACAAGCTCTGGGAGACGGAAATTTCGACTTTCTTGTCGACCCCAGGCTGCAGGACCATTATAGCCGCAGTGAAATGGCTCGAATGGTGGCCTGCGCTGCTGCTTGCACACGTGAATTCGCGGAGTGTCGACCGAAAATGAGTGTG GTTGCTCCAGTCCTCGAAGGGCATCAATCTGCCGCTGACCTTGATGATGGGATCGGAGCCGGGCCGAGTAACCTCGACCTCGAATACGGCGACGGCCATTACGGGGAACCAACAGGTGAATATGGCTTGTATCCATCTGGCTCGAGTAGCGCGGGTCCTAGCGGCCAAACACCCCTAGATCTGGAGATGGGAAGGATGGTGGCCTTCAATAGTTTCTAA